In Daphnia magna isolate NIES linkage group LG5, ASM2063170v1.1, whole genome shotgun sequence, a single genomic region encodes these proteins:
- the LOC116922856 gene encoding uncharacterized protein LOC116922856: MLNTFHLYIVLLCLVIVNSSHAGSRNFVNRQYAQVRSDWVPTERGGRASVVFPLSSNTNAGQLNYQIQDAAKQRAEKDVIRTSTTSRSVYFQDYPELKTSQPVNELKSVSGFRPSQAYPITSSVSEPVVEKREFPTVQSNAPYASIVDEKIELVPKTGKYIITGSVIPSLQTVEVVTTSPSLTDYSDLVDAMEHLVERLNELEMKLENEEAKEALDENSRSILAMNSALTLTKEKLEAEVTSLSARTVYLEQRLGDLEEVTREWINPNNLGYYDHTKTTEKRGAARRCPTQFFSLDDKDPVAPCYSISTEPNVRKNWQDASASCKEINAKLAEPKSTDELRKLTDYLRYNRTDQIGGGYWTGGLNPGLMWLWPSLGSSLTNIDPAFWLISPDAVDTNNGKCLRLSYDRTSQRYALQGSDCQRYLYFVCEYDNNNGTAPTIERLEKSVANGKEYQDTTVSSVLRLTPKTSSAAGDVSISETQPTTTTQPSTPFYPVPHYKRISWPGSISTTRATTTTQPPPTPNYVGVIGFKGIPPKLRNEIPLNLAVLEDSNS; encoded by the exons ATGCTTAACACGTTTCATCTCTACATCGTCCTTCTTTGTCTGGTAATCGTCAATTCGTCTCACGCAG gttcTCGCAATTTTGTTAACAGACAATATGCCCAGGTAAGAAGTGATTGGGTTCCTACTGAACGCGGTGGCAGGGCTTCAGTTGTCTTCCCCCTCAGTAGCAACACAAATGCCGGTCAGTTAAACTATCAGATTCAAGATGCAGCCAAACAGAGAGCTGAAAAGGATGTAATACGGACAAGTACAACTTCACGTTCAGTTTACTTCCAAGACTATCCGGAGTTAAAAACTTCCCAGCCAGTAAACGAACTTAAATCCGTTTCCGGATTCCGGCCTTCCCAGGCATATCCTATCACGTCCTCGGTCAGCGAGCCCGTAGTGGAAAAGCGGGAATTTCCCACGGTCCAAAGTAACGCACCGTACGCATCTATTGTCGA TGAGAAAATAGAATTGGTGCCCAAAACGGGGAAATACATTATCACTGGAAGTGTCATTCCGTCTCTTCAAACTGTCGAAGTCGTGACGACTTCTCCATCGCTCACCGATTATTCTGATTTAGTCGATGCCATGGAACATCTAGTTGAGAGACTTAACGAATTG GAGATGAAattagaaaatgaagaagctaAAGAAGCGCTAGATGAAAATAGCCGTTCTATTTTGGCGATGAATTCTGCGCTAACTTTGACGAAAGAAAAGCTTGAAGCCGAAGTTACGTCACTGTCGGCGAGAACAGTATATTTGGAACAACGCTTAGGGGATCTAGAAGAGGTTACAAGAGAGTGGATCAATCCTAATAACTTGG GATATTACGATCATACAAAAACGACGGAAAAAAGAGGAGCAGCCCGTCGTTGCCCTACGCAGTTTTTTAGCTTAGACGATAAGGATCCTGTGGCACCTTGTTATTCTATCAGCACAGAACCGAACGTTCGCAAAAACTGGCAG GATGCATCCGCTAGTTGTAAAGAGATAAATGCCAAATTAGCTGAGCCCAAATCAACGGATGAATTGAGGAAACTGACGGACTATTTGCGGTATAACAGGACCGATCAAATTG GTGGTGGCTATTGGACTGGTGGCCTTAATCCTGGGCTCATGTGGCTGTGGCCGTCACTCGGAAGCTCGCTCACCAATATTGATCCTGCGTTCTGGCTAATTTCGCCAGATGCTGTTGACACAAATAATGGCAAATGTCTTAGACTTTCTTATGACAGGACATCACAACGTTATGCCTTACAA GGATCGGATTGCCAAAGatatttgtattttgtttGTGAATATGACAACAATAATGGAACAGCCCCCACAATCGAACGATTAGAAAAATCAGTGGCTAACGGAAAGGAATATCAGGATACTACAGTATCAAGTGTGCTTCGTCTCACACCTAAGACCTCCAGTGCAGCCGGGGATGTATCCATTTCCGAAACGCAACCTACAACGACTACTCAACCATCAACACCTTTTTATCCAGTTCCACACTATAAACGTATATCTTGGCCTGGCTCGATATCCACTACTCGAGCTACGACGACTACCCAACCCCCACCGACTCCAAACTACGTCGGAGTTATAGGATTTAAGGGAATACCCCCTAAGCTAAGAAATGAAATTCCGCTTAATTTGGCCGTCTTAGAGGACAGCAACTCGTAA
- the LOC116922862 gene encoding major facilitator superfamily domain-containing protein 1: MASDDEIQPILENEVPEDVKEEISETLIETSVTNHSNVVGDEDIEVMLTGCGASPFCDPRRMPHRFIALFLMCLLGFGSTFCYDNPGALQDNIKSDMGINTAQFANLYAWYSWPNVILCFIGGFLLDRVFGMQLGTIIFATLVLLGQLTFALGGILNKFWLMEMGRLIFGIGGESLAVAQNTYAVSWFKGKELNMVFGLQLSFARLGSTVNFNVMGPLYKYVSQFYSGFLCTGVVLMIASASCVMSLLSGLILGYLDKRANRILKKSGQAGEVIRFSDVKDFPATFWLMSVICVAYYVAIFPFIGLGQVFFERKFDFSPSNANAVNSIVYVISAVASPFFGILVDKVGRNILWVFLAILFTIASHALLTFTFINPYVGMVTMGFSYSMLASALWPMVALVVPEYQLGTAYGIMQAVQNLGMAVVTMMAGRIVDDQGYLVLEVFFLAWLCLSLVATVLIWVMNASRGGLLNMSVTERDKHERELMSKENLEREKFFASGSMSDVTPYDLLQPRSDFAMRNRYLSRIGAKIPEHLVPQASMVYRALR, encoded by the exons ATGGCTTCCGACGATGAAATTCAGCCGATACTAGAAAATGAAGTCCCTGAAGATGTCAAAGAAGAAATATCAGAAACACTGATTGAAACATCTGTAACGAACCATTCCAATGTAGTTGGTGATGAAGATATTGAAGTGATGCTTACAGGCTGTGGTGCAAGCCCTTTCTGTGATCCTCGAAGAATGCCTCACAGGTTTATTGCACTCTTTTTAATGTGCCTTCTTGGGTTCGGTTCCACATTTTGCTATGACAACCCAG GTGCTTTACAGGATAACATCAAGTCAGACATGGGTATCAATACTGCCCAATTTGCCAATCTTTATGCCTGGTATTCCTGGCCAAATGTGATACTTTGTTTTATTGGTGGATTTTTATTAGATAG AGTGTTTGGTATGCAGTTAGGGACAATTATATTTGCCACACTAGTGTTGTTGGGACAACTGACATTTGCCCTTGGAGGCATTCTGAATAAATTTTGGTTAATGGAAATGGGTCGCCTTATTTTTGG TATTGGAGGAGAATCACTAGCTGTTGCTCAAAACACTTATGCAGTCTCCTGGTTCAAAGGAAAAGAACTTAACATGGTCTTCGGATTACAACTAAGCTTTGCCAGGCTTGGCTCTACTGTGAATTTCAACGTTATGGGACCACTATATAAATACGTCTCTCAATTTTATAGTGGCTTTTTATGCACTGGAGTGGTTCTAATGATCG CGTCGGCGTCATGTGTAATGTCATTATTAAGTGGACTTATTCTTGGCTATTTGGACAAACGAGCGAATCGAATACTGAAAAAGAGTGGACAGGCCGGTGAAGTTATTAGATTTAGCGATGTGAAAGACTTCCCTGCTACATTTTGGCTGATGTCGGTCATCTGTGTCGCCTATTATGTTGCCATTTTCCCATTTATCGGGCTTGGACA GGTGTTTTTTGAACGAAAGTTTGACTTTTCTCCAAGCAACGCGAATGCAGTAAACTCGATTGTCTACGTCATATCAGCGGTTGCTTCGCCCTTTTTCGGCATATTAGTGGACAAGGTCGGACGCAACATCCTGTGGGTTTTTCTTGCGATTTTGTTCACAATTGCGAGTCATGCTTTGCTCACATTTACCTTTATAAATCCCTACGTCGGCATG GTTACAATGGGGTTCTCATATTCCATGCTAGCTAGTGCTTTATGGCCCATGGTAGCTTTGGTTGTGCCTGAATACCAACTGGGGACAGCATATGGAAT AATGCAAGCTGTTCAGAACTTGGGGATGGCAGTAGTGACTATGATGGCCGGGAGAATTGTTGACGACCAAGGCTACCTTGTCCTTGAAGTCTTCTTTTTGGCTTGGCTGTGCC TATCATTGGTAGCGACCGTCCTGATCTGGGTGATGAACGCAAGCCGTGGAGGTCTTCTCAATATGTCCGTAACCGAAAGAGACAAACATGAACGAGAACTTAT GTCGAAAGAAAACCTGGAGCGAGAAAAGTTTTTTGCTTCTGGTTCGATGTCGGATGTCACCCCTTATGACTTGCTACAGCCACGCTCAGATTTCGCTATGCGGAACCGTTACCTCTCACGCATAGGGGCAAAG attcCCGAACATTTGGTTCCACAGGCCAGCATGGTCTATCGTGCCCTTCGATAA
- the LOC116922830 gene encoding venom carboxylesterase-6 isoform X2, which translates to MVWIHGGSWFMSSGNGGFTDIYGPRYFLDRDIVLVTINYRLGPLGFLSTEDAEAPGNYGLLDQSMALRWVNENIRFFGGNPDLVTIFGESSGGASVHHHLFAPHSKGLFHRAIAQSGSALNPWSIEKSVGTYTRMLAKDLDCQSSNSGELLACLRSKPARALAIFRKKIEVLRIVPIAFGPRIDRERKLPFISDDPRKLIEQNRINSVPLITGLNENEGAFVVALLLANNGSLMQNFTEDPLKYLRYIAGVQFTEDSDKIVNRIIDRYFVRNVTFQNQLTQLEQMISDCAFFKGIDDSVHLLTKFSDHPTYYYMYGHQGQLSLPSLLGLPSTFDFGAGHTDELYLMFTNDFLPRMNATGDFKVSKILIDLWTTFAQDGVPQSDLVIGGWTSMKEGETRYLRIDAEHPSMVNQSMPFHDRLVFWNEEFNSPNTA; encoded by the exons ATGGTTTGGATTCATGGTGGATCTTGGTTCATGAGTAGCGGTAACGGCGGCTTCACTGACATATACGGACCTCGTTATTTTCTTGATCGCGATATCGTCCTCGTGACCATTAATTATCGACTTGGGCCTCTAG GTTTTCTAAGTACCGAAGATGCTGAAGCTCCGGGAAATTATGGGCTATTGGACCAATCAATGGCATTAAG GTGGGTAAATGAAAACATCCGCTTTTTCGGCGGAAACCCAGATTTAGTGACAATATTTGGCGAAAGCTCCGGAGGTGCCAGCGTTCATCATCATCTCTTCGCACCTCATTCTAAAG GCTTATTTCATCGAGCGATCGCACAGTCGGGATCAGCACTTAATCCTTGGTCGATAGAAAAATCTGTTGGAACCTACACTAGGATGTTGGCGAAAGATTTGGATTGTCAATCTTCAAACTCTGGCGAGCTACTGGCCTGCCTACGTAGCAAACCTGCCAGGGCATTGGCTATATTccgaaaaaaaattgag GTTTTGAGGATTGTTCCGATTGCATTTGGACCTCGCATCGATCGTGAGAGAAAATTGCCGTTTATCTCAGACGATCCAAGAAAACTCATCGAACAAAATCGAATAAACTCGGTGCCTTTAATTACAGGACTAAATGAAAATGAGGGAGCTTTTGTCGTAGCCC TGCTTCTTGCCAATAATGGTTCTCTGATGCAAAACTTCACTGAAGACCCTCTTAAGTATTTACGTTACATCGCAGGTGTTCAATTTACAGAGGACAGTGACAAGATTGTGAATCGAATAATCGACCGCTATTTCGTCAGGAACGTAACTTTTCAAAACCAATTAACTCAATTAGAACAG ATGATTTCCGACTGCGCCTTTTTTAAAGGAATAGATGATTCGGTCCACTTACTCACCAAGTTTAGCGATCATCCTACCTATTATTATATGTACGGTCATCAAGGTCAATTATCGCTGCCTTCACTTTTAGGTTTACCTTCAACCTTCGATTtcg GTGCTGGTCATACGGACGAACTCTACTTAATGTTCACCAACGACTTCCTTCCACGCATGAATGCCACGGGCGATTTCAAAGTATCCAAGATTCTAATCGACTTGTGGACTACATTCGCACAAGACGG CGTACCCCAAAGCGACCTTGTTATCGGTGGATGGACGTCTATGAAAGAAGGAGAAACACGGTATCTCAGAATCGATGCCGAACATCCGTCAATGGTGAATCAGTCGATGCCATTTCACGATCGCTTGGTCTTTTGGAACGAAGAATTTAATTCTCCAAATACGGCGTGA
- the LOC116922830 gene encoding venom carboxylesterase-6 isoform X1: MCSRMNRDFLLCVFFLFRATRCDLLPSHDHSRQPIVTIPPLGQVRGSEMTSEAGRLFYAFRGIPYAKPPLGELRFSDPLPAEPWLDQILDATREGPTCIQYNTFLRFILGVEDCLKLNIYTHDLNVTKTLRAVMVWIHGGSWFMSSGNGGFTDIYGPRYFLDRDIVLVTINYRLGPLGFLSTEDAEAPGNYGLLDQSMALRWVNENIRFFGGNPDLVTIFGESSGGASVHHHLFAPHSKGLFHRAIAQSGSALNPWSIEKSVGTYTRMLAKDLDCQSSNSGELLACLRSKPARALAIFRKKIEVLRIVPIAFGPRIDRERKLPFISDDPRKLIEQNRINSVPLITGLNENEGAFVVALLLANNGSLMQNFTEDPLKYLRYIAGVQFTEDSDKIVNRIIDRYFVRNVTFQNQLTQLEQMISDCAFFKGIDDSVHLLTKFSDHPTYYYMYGHQGQLSLPSLLGLPSTFDFGAGHTDELYLMFTNDFLPRMNATGDFKVSKILIDLWTTFAQDGVPQSDLVIGGWTSMKEGETRYLRIDAEHPSMVNQSMPFHDRLVFWNEEFNSPNTA; the protein is encoded by the exons ATGTGTTCCAGAATGAATCGAGATTTCTTGTTGTgcgtgttttttcttttcagagcAACAAGATGCGATTTGCTTCCATCGCACGATCACTCACGTCAACCAATCGTTACAATACCGCCATTAGGTCAGGTACGTGGGTCAGAAATGACTTCAGAGGCTGGGCGGCTTTTTTACGCTTTTCGTGGTATTCCTTACGCAAAGCCCCCACTTGGAGAACTTCGCTTTAGC GATCCCTTACCTGCTGAGCCTTGGTTAGACCAGATTCTTGATGCCACCCGAGAAGGCCCCACATGTATACAATATAATACGTTTCTTAGATTCATACTGGGTGTAGAGGATTGCCTTAAGCTCAACATATACACTCACGAT TTGAATGTAACGAAGACTTTGCGAGCAGTGATGGTTTGGATTCATGGTGGATCTTGGTTCATGAGTAGCGGTAACGGCGGCTTCACTGACATATACGGACCTCGTTATTTTCTTGATCGCGATATCGTCCTCGTGACCATTAATTATCGACTTGGGCCTCTAG GTTTTCTAAGTACCGAAGATGCTGAAGCTCCGGGAAATTATGGGCTATTGGACCAATCAATGGCATTAAG GTGGGTAAATGAAAACATCCGCTTTTTCGGCGGAAACCCAGATTTAGTGACAATATTTGGCGAAAGCTCCGGAGGTGCCAGCGTTCATCATCATCTCTTCGCACCTCATTCTAAAG GCTTATTTCATCGAGCGATCGCACAGTCGGGATCAGCACTTAATCCTTGGTCGATAGAAAAATCTGTTGGAACCTACACTAGGATGTTGGCGAAAGATTTGGATTGTCAATCTTCAAACTCTGGCGAGCTACTGGCCTGCCTACGTAGCAAACCTGCCAGGGCATTGGCTATATTccgaaaaaaaattgag GTTTTGAGGATTGTTCCGATTGCATTTGGACCTCGCATCGATCGTGAGAGAAAATTGCCGTTTATCTCAGACGATCCAAGAAAACTCATCGAACAAAATCGAATAAACTCGGTGCCTTTAATTACAGGACTAAATGAAAATGAGGGAGCTTTTGTCGTAGCCC TGCTTCTTGCCAATAATGGTTCTCTGATGCAAAACTTCACTGAAGACCCTCTTAAGTATTTACGTTACATCGCAGGTGTTCAATTTACAGAGGACAGTGACAAGATTGTGAATCGAATAATCGACCGCTATTTCGTCAGGAACGTAACTTTTCAAAACCAATTAACTCAATTAGAACAG ATGATTTCCGACTGCGCCTTTTTTAAAGGAATAGATGATTCGGTCCACTTACTCACCAAGTTTAGCGATCATCCTACCTATTATTATATGTACGGTCATCAAGGTCAATTATCGCTGCCTTCACTTTTAGGTTTACCTTCAACCTTCGATTtcg GTGCTGGTCATACGGACGAACTCTACTTAATGTTCACCAACGACTTCCTTCCACGCATGAATGCCACGGGCGATTTCAAAGTATCCAAGATTCTAATCGACTTGTGGACTACATTCGCACAAGACGG CGTACCCCAAAGCGACCTTGTTATCGGTGGATGGACGTCTATGAAAGAAGGAGAAACACGGTATCTCAGAATCGATGCCGAACATCCGTCAATGGTGAATCAGTCGATGCCATTTCACGATCGCTTGGTCTTTTGGAACGAAGAATTTAATTCTCCAAATACGGCGTGA
- the LOC116922815 gene encoding nitric oxide-associated protein 1, with translation MSCCSRKFCMLTYITTFTIYFTRGGKKLLKMISLCCRNRKPLIDVQNIFLCRKSLSSKNRALEETTEVDTDSNGNNQPGFYIDARYKVPSVSRAAKVKITNKEIENKIIYNSFVDSFVDRSPFMDRVRKYKKINTQERIQKQNELLTKEVESIAASLLTGDALHMNFEEQKNEELSQEESDSVSFPYLRPTPTNQKLQNYKEKIAKLHELHLKDELSYGNPNPSIPVSKIPCGGCGAMLHCQSSSIPGYLPSEIFTSFTTHELRGKICQRCRFLREHDIALNVNVSPEDYPKVISVIRDKVAMVVLVVDLLDFPCSIWPGLLDIIGTKRPVCVVGNKVDLIPQDSRGYLDHMKKCLVNELEKSGIRRANIKHVSLISATTGFGVEELITKIQNSWGLQGDVYLLGCTNVGKSSLFNALISSDFCKTQAIDLLERATVSAWPGTTLNLLKFPMLRPTAIRLRERTLRLISENRLRRAEEKLRKEKLKETRNRAFATLIGHIGRTFTAKKKEEIESTDPFSTRADKIPSEDTNNFNPNHKDFAESKWCYDTPGTISPSQILTLLTLEELMLTLPKKLIKSRTVLLKPGMTYFLAGLSRIDYLEGPHSLLLTTLSSRHLPLTLVNCEDADKVYSELLGSRLLAIPCGSEQRLKQWPGLASKDVTFKGVGWKECAVDIVLSSAGYVAVTGEEDTEYNLKVYTPYARGIYIRSPPLLRHAVMLRGNRLSSSQAFCNNRLILK, from the exons ATGTCTTGTTGCAGCCGAAAATTCTGCATGTTGACGTACATTACTACATTTACCATTTATTTCACACGTGGTGGCAAAAAACTTCTTAAAATGATCTCGTTGTGCTGTCGAAACAGAAAGCCTCTTATTGACGTGCAAAATATTTTCCTTTGCAGAAAGTCATTGAGTTCAAAAAATAGAGCATTAGAAGAAACTACCGAAGTCGATACAGATTCAAATGGAAATAATCAGCCTGGTTTTTATATAGACGCACGTTACAAAGTCCCATCAGTGAGCAGGGCGGCAAAAGTGAAAATCACtaacaaagaaattgaaaataaaattatatacaATTCTTTTGTGGATTCATTTGTAGACAGATCTCCATTCATGGACCGTGTGAGgaagtataaaaaaattaacactcaagaaagaatacaaaaacaaaatgaattacTTACAAAAGAAGTTGAATCCATTGCTGCATCTTTATTGACAGGTGATGCTCTACATATGAACtttgaagaacaaaaaaatgaagaactgAGCCAAGAAGAAAGTGACAGtgtttcatttccatatttaAGACCTACACCGACCAATCAAAAACTGCAAaactataaagaaaaaatagccAAACTCCACGAATTGCATTTGAAAGATGAGTTAAGTTATGGAAACCCAAATCCTAGCATCCCTGTCAGCAAGATCCCCTGTGGAGGCTGTGGTGCTATGCTTCATTGCCAGAGCTCATCAATTCCTGGCTATTTACCAAGTGAAATATTTACCAGTTTTACAACCCATGAGCTGCGGGGGAAAATTTGCCAAAGATGCCGGTTTCTCCGGGAACATGACATCGCCCTTAACGTGAATGTCAGTCCAGAAGATTATCCAAAAGTTATCTCTGTCATTCGTGACAAGGTAGCCATGGTTGTTCTCGTTGTAGACCTGCTCGATTTCCCGTGTAGCATTTGGCCAGGTTTGCTTGACATCATTGGCACCAAGCGTCCTGTGTGTGTGGTAGGTAATAAAGTGGACCTGATACCACAGGACAGTAGAGGCTATTTGGACCACATGAAAAAATGTCTTGTAAATGAGCTTGAGAAAAGTGGAATCCGTCGTGCCAACATCAAACATGTCTCTCTCATCAGTGCCACCACTGGATTTGGTGTTGAAGAGCTCATAACTAAAATTCAGAACTCATGGGGATTACAAGGAGATGTTTATCTGTTGGGATGCACCAACGTCGGCAAATCTTCACTGTTTAACGCTCTCATTAGCTCCGACTTCTGTAAAACGCAAGCCATTGATTTACTGGAGAGAGCCACTGTCTCCGCTTGGCCAGGAACTACCTTAAACTT GCTGAAATTTCCAATGTTACGCCCGACAGCTATCCGATTGCGTGAACGCACACTTCGTTTGATATCAGAAAATAGATTGCGCCGTGCCGAAGAGAAACTAAGGaaagaaaagttaaaagaaacCCGTAATCGCGCGTTTGCCACGCTGATAG GCCACATCGGACGAACATTTACAgctaagaaaaaagaagaaatcgaatCCACCGATCCCTTTTCCACGAGAGCGGATAAAATACCTAGTGAGGACACAAATAATTTTAATCCGAACCATAAAGACTTTGCTGAAAGTAAATGGTGCTACGACACGCCTGGAACAATCAGTCCAAGCCAG ATTTTGACCTTGCTCACATTAGAGGAGTTGATGCTTACGCTTCCGAAAAAACTTATTAAGTCACGAACAGTATTGCTAAAACCTGGAATGACATATTTTTTGGCTGGATTAAGTAGAATTGACTACCTTGAAGGCCCTCATTCACTATT GTTGACTACACTGTCTTCCAGACATCTTCCATTAACGCTGGTTAATTGTGAAGATGCTGATAAAGTTTATTCGGAACTTCTTGGAAGCCGATTATTGGCCATTCCTTGTGGAAGCGAACAGCGATTGAAACAGTGGCCCGGACTCGCTAGCAAAGACGTAACATTCAAAGGTGTTGGGTGGAAAGAATGTGCCGTGGACATTGTCTTGTCGTCTGCAG GTTATGTTGCCGTGACAGGCGAGGAAGATACAGAATACAATTTGAAAGTATATACACCTTATGCTAGAGGCATCTACATTCGCTCACCTCCATTACTGCGTCACGCTGTAATGCTGCGTGGGAACCGTTTAAGTTCGAGTCAAGCCTTTTGTAACAATCGTCTAATCTTAAAGTGA